A part of Bacillus thuringiensis genomic DNA contains:
- a CDS encoding D-alanyl-D-alanine carboxypeptidase family protein — MVNFKKILAFITVICLFFLTPMTLRAETNIGVNPEQMAPPPAEGPNVFSQFATAIDAKTGDVLYDKNAHHRAFPASMTKVLTAILLMEHTKPEDQFTFSQLALDQEKSNYQIEFQPGETINRNTALMILMVLSANDVSYAIAERIGGSVENFANMMNEKAKQLGATDSHFVTPNGLHDPNHYTTPFDMAMITRGVQKYPEILQAMNTKRTTVTTSSQTVSIFNKSTYFENPYSIGGKTGFTNEARNTLVLLNEKDGNRIINVVMASQRPEIYEDLKQMADYSFGQFVKQTVLDKHSWHQKATYLNKDIDSELEKSAELMLKKDEGKNVRTIFRAASLDKESLYHKGIHRGEVVGAVDITKNNQTIATINVLSKEDVTFAMPKKDTATPEVNESNVKIISIGIGAALLFGAILFVVLRRNTTGMKSEEK; from the coding sequence ATGGTAAATTTTAAGAAAATTTTGGCTTTTATTACCGTTATTTGTTTATTTTTTTTGACACCTATGACGTTACGTGCTGAGACGAATATTGGAGTGAATCCAGAACAAATGGCACCACCACCTGCGGAAGGACCAAATGTTTTTAGTCAGTTTGCAACTGCGATTGATGCGAAAACTGGAGATGTTTTGTATGACAAAAACGCACATCATCGTGCATTTCCAGCTAGTATGACGAAAGTGTTAACAGCAATTTTACTTATGGAGCATACGAAGCCAGAAGATCAATTTACGTTTTCACAATTAGCATTAGATCAAGAGAAGAGTAATTATCAAATTGAGTTTCAACCTGGCGAGACGATTAATCGTAATACTGCGCTTATGATTTTAATGGTGCTGAGTGCGAATGATGTGTCGTATGCAATTGCGGAGCGTATTGGCGGCAGTGTTGAGAATTTTGCTAATATGATGAATGAGAAAGCGAAGCAATTAGGTGCTACAGATAGTCATTTTGTTACACCAAATGGATTGCATGATCCGAATCATTATACAACACCATTTGATATGGCTATGATTACGAGAGGTGTACAAAAGTATCCTGAGATTTTACAAGCGATGAATACGAAAAGGACGACAGTTACGACATCTAGCCAGACGGTTTCTATTTTTAATAAGTCTACTTATTTTGAAAATCCATATAGCATTGGCGGGAAGACGGGTTTTACAAATGAAGCGCGTAATACACTTGTTTTATTAAATGAGAAGGATGGCAATCGTATTATAAATGTAGTAATGGCTTCTCAAAGGCCTGAAATTTATGAAGATTTGAAGCAGATGGCGGACTATTCTTTCGGTCAATTTGTGAAGCAAACTGTACTAGATAAACATAGCTGGCATCAAAAGGCAACGTATTTAAATAAAGATATCGATAGCGAGCTTGAAAAAAGTGCAGAGCTTATGCTTAAGAAAGATGAAGGGAAAAATGTGAGGACGATTTTCCGTGCGGCTTCATTAGATAAAGAGTCTTTGTATCATAAAGGAATTCATCGTGGTGAGGTAGTTGGTGCAGTTGATATTACGAAAAATAATCAAACAATTGCGACGATAAATGTTCTTTCTAAAGAAGATGTTACTTTTGCGATGCCTAAAAAAGATACGGCTACGCCTGAAGTAAACGAATCAAATGTGAAAATAATAAGCATTGGAATAGGTGCCGCTCTATTATTTGGAGCTATTTTATTTGTAGTGCTACGCCGAAATACAACAGGAATGAAATCAGAAGAAAAATAA
- the sipW gene encoding signal peptidase I SipW, which translates to MKLIWKVISNVISFVLFAVMVLLAFVVISSKASGGDPTLMGYQFKSVLSGSMEPTFLTGSIIAIEPTKDGSKYKKGDVITFKEKDDKIVTHRIIGVKDANGKVMYETKGDNNNGPDLAPVLAENVIGKYADITVPYVGYGLNYASSKAGAALLLIIPGVFLLGYSAISIFGAIRSIDGEKKDKKVEQSV; encoded by the coding sequence ATGAAATTAATTTGGAAGGTGATTAGCAACGTTATCTCATTTGTTTTATTTGCAGTAATGGTTTTATTAGCTTTTGTAGTTATTTCTTCAAAAGCGAGTGGTGGGGATCCAACATTGATGGGGTATCAATTTAAGAGCGTTCTTTCAGGATCGATGGAACCAACATTTTTGACAGGGTCAATCATTGCGATAGAGCCAACAAAAGATGGTTCTAAATATAAAAAAGGTGATGTTATTACGTTTAAAGAGAAAGATGACAAAATTGTCACTCACCGTATTATCGGTGTGAAGGATGCAAATGGAAAAGTAATGTATGAAACAAAAGGAGATAATAACAACGGACCAGATTTAGCACCAGTACTTGCAGAGAATGTAATCGGAAAGTATGCAGATATTACAGTTCCATACGTTGGTTATGGACTGAATTATGCGAGTTCAAAAGCGGGAGCAGCATTACTTCTTATTATTCCAGGAGTCTTTTTACTTGGCTATTCCGCGATTTCTATTTTTGGCGCTATTCGTAGCATCGACGGAGAAAAGAAAGATAAAAAAGTAGAACAATCCGTCTAG
- a CDS encoding CalY family protein — protein sequence MTLKKKLGMGIASAVLGAALVGGGTFAFFSDKEVSNNTFATGTLDLLLNPSTVVNVSNLKPGDTVEKEFKLENKGSLDIKKVLLKTDYSVEDTKKDNKDDFGKHIKVTFLKNVDKHETIVKETTLDKLKGDTLTAVNNDLAAWFWDEKGISAGKSDKFKVKFEFVDNKKDQNEFQGDKLQLTWTFDAQQGDAEVK from the coding sequence ATGACTTTAAAGAAAAAATTAGGGATGGGTATCGCATCAGCAGTACTAGGAGCAGCATTAGTTGGTGGAGGAACATTTGCATTCTTTAGCGATAAAGAAGTGTCAAATAATACATTTGCGACTGGTACGCTTGATTTATTATTAAATCCATCAACAGTTGTTAATGTATCGAATTTAAAGCCTGGTGATACAGTTGAAAAAGAATTTAAACTAGAAAATAAAGGTTCTTTAGATATTAAAAAGGTTCTATTAAAAACAGACTATAGTGTAGAAGATACGAAGAAAGATAATAAAGATGATTTTGGTAAACATATTAAAGTAACATTCTTAAAAAATGTAGACAAGCATGAAACAATCGTAAAAGAAACAACGTTAGATAAATTGAAGGGTGACACACTTACTGCGGTAAATAACGATTTAGCTGCTTGGTTCTGGGATGAAAAAGGTATTTCTGCAGGTAAATCTGATAAATTCAAAGTAAAATTTGAGTTCGTTGATAATAAAAAAGATCAAAATGAATTCCAAGGTGATAAGCTACAATTAACTTGGACGTTTGATGCACAACAAGGCGATGCTGAAGTGAAATAA